The DNA window TATTGTTTATGCAATTTGTAATTTTGCATATCTATACTTCTATACTATCTATAAAAGCACAGATGGAAGGGGGGGACAAACACATTTACGTTAATATCCTTTTCactttataatatataattattaattaaaaactattaaaattatattaaagttagagtactaactaaaataaactactatgttaAGATAACTATTGAAATTAGAGTACTAaccaatgttttaaaaaccgaaccggtggccgaaccggttgaaccggttaaaccggttCAACCagtttaataattttgaaaaaattgaaaaaaattctggTTCACCGATTTTTTACTGGTTCAACACCCGGTTTTTACCGGTCCAATCTGGTTCAACCCGTTCCAACCAAAAAATCCGGTTTTTTGCATATTTAGACTGGACCATTGGCCGGTTcagccggtccggtccggtttttaaaacactggtacTAACTAAAATTAACGATTAcgatgaaataattttttagagtactaactaaaatagaatatttaaaatatttttaatcatataaaattttaaataaaataaactactttaataaattatttaaaatattaaataaaataaactattcttaattaactactattttaaatataatttgataatttaacgagtcacactacgagtcacgtgtgaaacatgtaaagcgacactagtacTAATAAAAGcgaaaaacattataaaacgcAAACTAAAAAAACggttttcatattttattaaaaaatttaacaattttttttttaaatcggcATCAATGATTGGGCAAATTGATGCCCAATCATTGTCTCTCCCTAATGATTGGGGGGACAGATTCactgtctccccaatcattggggagagATGCAATCCGCGATTTTAAATCACGGATTGCATTAATCTGGTCAATTACTCCATAATGGAGTAATTAACCTGATCCGCGATCTTAGATCGCGGATCACCACTCCATCCGCGATCTTAAATCGCAGATGATATGGTCCCATGCACTAAACTGGGATTAATTCACAACCAGACACACATTTAGAATTTTTAAAGTCCCGTAGGCACAGATCAAGCAAAAACTCCCTTAgggtcattttaattttttcggtCTGACACAGGGGCCAAAGTGAGCTTTTTCCCATGATTTAATAACTTTTGGTGTTTTACTTCGATGACATGTTTAGgtattatttcttttattccCACATCGGCTATAAGGATCGATTGCAGCGTCTTTTAAAAGCCTAAATTAAGCTGTTCTGCCGTTTACAAAAACTTTCGCTGCGGTCTGCTGTTTCCCTCTGAAACTTCAAAATTATCTCTGAAACTCGGCGTCATATTTCTTAATCATGCCCTGCAACAGCTGCGGATCTCGGTCTCTAATCCGTGACGACGTAACGGGATGTCTTGTATGCGACTCATGCGGCGCCGTTCAAAAATTCGACAACTACGAGGCTCACACCGGCGGCCTGAACGTCTCTCAGGGCGTTTTTATCCGAGTTGGCACGACAGGTACCGGCAGTGTTTTAAActacaaagaaaaaaagatttacGAAGCTAATAATCTCATTGATGATTTatgctttaaattaaatttatcatctCAAAAAGTTAGAGATATTAAATCAATGATTAATGATGTTACTGAAGGAGATTATGGACAAGGTGACTGGTTCCCTGTTTTAATTGGTGCTTGTGCTTATATTGTAGTGAGATTAGAGAATAAAACTGTGTTATCCATGGCTGAGATCGGGAATTTGATTGATTGTAATGTGTATGAGCTTGGTAGGATGATTACACGTGTCCTTGATCATTTGGATTTGAAGCTTCCTGAGTTTGATTTAGTGGTTAGTTTTGAGAAGGTAGTTAGGGGTTTGTTTAATTTTGGGAGAATTGATGGTGAGAAGTTTGAGAGAATGAAGGGACAGGGTGTTTTTTTGATTCAGTGTATGATTAAGTGGTGTTTAACTACGGGGAGGCAACCGTCGCCGATTGTTGCGGCGGTGTTGGTTTTAGTTGCGGAGTTGAACGGGGTTGAGGATGTGGGGATTGAGGATGTGGCGAGGGATTTGCACGCGGCGGTGGCTACGTGTAAGTTGAGGTATAAGGAGTTGTTGGAGAAGCTTGTGGAGATAGCTCAGGAGTTGCCGTGGGGGAAGGATATCACGGTTAAGAATGTTTTGAAGAATGCGCCGTTTGTGTTGCGGTATATGGAGATGAAGTCGATGGAGAAACGGGGGGAGGAGCGGAGGAATTTGGACTGCGGTGGATTTGATTTGGGAGAGGTGATAAGTCGATGTTTGAGGAGAGATGATCTCGAGCATTGTGTTGAGGACGATTCTCGGTATTTTGCGGTGGAAAATGCAAGTGGTTTGAATGAAATGGTTGTTGATGATGTGGATAGGCTTCAGCTTTCGCATGAGTGTTTGTCTATGGTTTATGACAAGTTCTTAACTGAAGGTGGCTCGGGTAAGCTCGCCGCAGAAACTGGAGGACTTCATAGTAAGAGAAGCAAGTGGGATATTGAGCTTTTCGCAACAGATTGGTGGAGTGGGAAATCAGAATTAAGCAAAAAGCTTTTCTTGAAGGAAATATTGGAGAAAAATGTGGGAGTAGATCCAATGCCTCCATCTTTTGTTAATGGCCGTGTTGCAGTTGAGAAGAGGAGAGCAAAGATTGACGCTGCAAAACATCGAATTGGAAGGATTATGCATCCATGGAATCCTGATTCAGGTGATGGCAAAGTTATTGCTCTTTTGCAAGATTCACATACTAAGAAGAGGAAAAGAAAGACACCGGCCAAAGGGACGAAATTAAAGACACCAGCCATACGAATTGATTGGGAAGATTTCGTCATTGAGACCCTTCTACTTCATCAagtgaaagaagaagaaattgagTCAGGGCATTATAATACGTTGTTGGATTTGCACGTGTTCAATTCCGGGACAATGTGAGAAGATTCAAATAGCAGACAGAGCGGCTACTTTTATAATTTCGGTCTTTTCAGCGTTTTAACTTGAAGAAAATTTTGCAGAAAGTTTCACACAGGTTATACTAGATATCAATATACATATTCTTGCCATTTATAGAAGTTTGATTACCAAATTTTGATACATAATAGATAATACTATCTTATTTTAGTTTTGAATGAAAATATGAGTCAATTATTTGATAATGTGGCATCTAATTCATTCTTTCTTAGATTTGATGCATGACACTatcttattttagtttttataatgATGTTGTTGTCCATATTAGCTAGTCCACACACAAAACCTCGAAGGCTCGAACAATAAAAACATCTCgtagaaattattatttttctttaacaCCAGTATGATTAACTGATCACATTCTTGATGAGAGAGTTGCAAAGTGAAGAAAATGTAATGCAGCAAaggataataaatatattaaagacGTAAAGCACGTAGAAATGTAGTTCGCATATTATCACTGGCCAGCTGCAAATGCTTCGACTGGGAAAGTTTTGGTGATGCCAGCAAGGCTCTTGAAGTGAATTTTGTCACCAACACTGATCTCGCTGACCGGAGGCCAGAGCATGAGCTCCTTAGCCTTAACTCCCTTTAGTTTCTTGATCAATTTCTTGCTGACAAAACCTGTTATTTCAGTGTTGTAGCTCACTAGCTTGCTGATCATCTTGAAGTTATGTTCGACTTTCTTCGTTTGCACGATCCACATGTATCCAGTTTCTTTTACAAAACCGACTTCAATCACATCTTCAAGAGGTAAGAGTCCTTGAGGAAGCTCAAACTCGTCGAGCAGTGAAATCGCCAATTTGAGCCCCTCTTCATGTCCGTTCTTGACGATTCCTCCTTCCTTCTTCTCCGCCATGTTTGATTGGTTCGTAACTTCTTTGTAATTGACTGGAGTTGTTTCAGGTAAGGTGTTTACTTATAACCAGTGATCATATGCATAAGACAAAATTTAAATGGAGAAATCAAAGTTTTAAGCATTGTATTACCCTCCAAACGTTGGTTTAAATTATGTCAAAAACAGCTGCTGTATTCTTGTTCAAATGCAACTGTTAACGTGATTTATTTTCTGATGACATGGACACTTTGGAAAAATAAGAGTATGCTAGCAGCGAATTTTCTCATTTAGAGCTTATTTAATCATAGCATTTTAAGCAGTGAGCTATAAATCAAATGTTATAAACGCTAGATAACAATTCTGCTAGATCgtcattctatttttttttcataagcGCTCTACAGCACTaattattagaaataaaatgaaaaataatagctTTTCATATCTGTCTCTgtaattttttcatataaattcTGTTTGTTATTATGAATATGGAATGATGAGAATATGTCCAAGAAGCTAATATTGGAAGAGTGAATTTTAGGGCAGTCTGCTGCAGAAGTGATTGTCGTGTTTTTACGGGTGTGCAAACTATTTCTTCGTTTTCGTTCGGAAGTGaaaatgtcaaaattaattagtatctttttaaattattagtattggtttacgtgtttcacacatAACTCGTAATATGATATGTTATttatagtaaattttttaactagtaattaaataaaacataatattaaataatataatattattaataaattaattataattttcataaaattattaaatcgaAATAGTAGTAGCATTAATTTGCTTTATTACATATTTAAAGcagtaattttg is part of the Mercurialis annua linkage group LG3, ddMerAnnu1.2, whole genome shotgun sequence genome and encodes:
- the LOC126675449 gene encoding plant-specific TFIIB-related protein PTF2 yields the protein MPCNSCGSRSLIRDDVTGCLVCDSCGAVQKFDNYEAHTGGLNVSQGVFIRVGTTGTGSVLNYKEKKIYEANNLIDDLCFKLNLSSQKVRDIKSMINDVTEGDYGQGDWFPVLIGACAYIVVRLENKTVLSMAEIGNLIDCNVYELGRMITRVLDHLDLKLPEFDLVVSFEKVVRGLFNFGRIDGEKFERMKGQGVFLIQCMIKWCLTTGRQPSPIVAAVLVLVAELNGVEDVGIEDVARDLHAAVATCKLRYKELLEKLVEIAQELPWGKDITVKNVLKNAPFVLRYMEMKSMEKRGEERRNLDCGGFDLGEVISRCLRRDDLEHCVEDDSRYFAVENASGLNEMVVDDVDRLQLSHECLSMVYDKFLTEGGSGKLAAETGGLHSKRSKWDIELFATDWWSGKSELSKKLFLKEILEKNVGVDPMPPSFVNGRVAVEKRRAKIDAAKHRIGRIMHPWNPDSGDGKVIALLQDSHTKKRKRKTPAKGTKLKTPAIRIDWEDFVIETLLLHQVKEEEIESGHYNTLLDLHVFNSGTM
- the LOC126672198 gene encoding uncharacterized protein LOC126672198, giving the protein MAEKKEGGIVKNGHEEGLKLAISLLDEFELPQGLLPLEDVIEVGFVKETGYMWIVQTKKVEHNFKMISKLVSYNTEITGFVSKKLIKKLKGVKAKELMLWPPVSEISVGDKIHFKSLAGITKTFPVEAFAAGQ